The segment CCACTTGATAACCGTTCACGATTGCGGGGATTTTTCCTTCATGGCGTAATTGATTACGCAACGAACGGGGACGGGTTTCTCTCTTACTTACTTCTAATGATACTGCCATAACTTAATTCCTCCTAAAATTTTCCTGTCTGACGACATTCATTTTTAAAAGCAAATCTCGTTAGTCTGCACATTAAGTGGTACGTGAGAACACGCAAAAGGGCAGCCGAAATACAGCTACCCAAGAAAGTTTTGGTTCAACTTTTCTCCACCAGGTCATAACGCTGTGTAGAAGAACTTTATTTACTTTACTCTTTAACCATAGGACGTTTTTTAAATTAAGTCAAGGATTTCGCCGTTGACTTGTTTTTAAAACATGGTTTTCGTTATAATAGCTCAGAAAGGAAAATCTGATGCGTTTAGATAAATTGATTGAAAAAGAACTGACAACCAGCCGCAAAGAGATGAAGCGTTTATTTGTGAGAGGAAAAGTAAAAGTAGACGGCAAGATCGAGCGGAGCGAAGCAAGAAATGTGGACAGCCGCCTGCATCATATCGAAGTAAACGGCAGAACGCTGAGTACCTCAGAAGCCTATTATTTACTGAACAAGCCGCAAGGTGTCGTGACCGCCAATCATGATCACCAGCATCAAACGGTCTTGGATCTGCTCTCGACAAATGATCGAAAAGAAAAACTAGCATCCGTAGGTCGTCTGGACCGTGACACAGAAGGTCTGGTTTTTCTAACAACAAACGGTCAGCTGGCGTATGAACTGCTTCATCCAGTAAAAAAAGTGACAAAATGCTACGAGGCTGTAGTCAATGGCGAAGTGACTACAGAAGATATAGCGGCATTTCAAAAAGGGATCGTCTTTCATGGCGGGGAAATTTGCCAGCCGGCACAATTGGAGATTCTATCCGCAACTGCAGAAGAAAGCCGAGTGCGGCTGATGATCCAAGAAGGAAAGTTCCATCAGGTGAAAAAGATGTTTTTAGCTTGCGGGAAAAAAGTCGTTTTTTTAAAACGCTATGGAATCGGGCCATTAATGCTGCCGGCTGATCTTACTATTGGCAGATATCGGGAATTAACCGTTGATGAACTGGAATCATTAAAAATCTATTTTTGTTAGAAGGAGTAATTATGAAATACAAAAATCTGTTATTTGACGTCGATGATACACTGCTTGATTTTCAAGCAGCAGAAAACCAAGCATTAGGAAGCTTATTTCAAACAGAAGGCATCCCGTTGACTCCGGAAATCAAAACCAGCTATCAAGCATTGAACCGAATGTTATGGGAAGAATATGAACAGGGAAAAAGATCCCGCGATGAAGTAGTCAACCAGCGCTTTGCTTTATTGTTCCAACAATTTGGAAAATCAGTTGACGGTATGCTGTTGGAAAAGCAATACCGCCAATTTCTAAATCAAGGGCATCAGCTATTAGGCAATAGCCGCG is part of the Enterococcus mediterraneensis genome and harbors:
- a CDS encoding 16S rRNA pseudouridine(516) synthase, with translation MRLDKLIEKELTTSRKEMKRLFVRGKVKVDGKIERSEARNVDSRLHHIEVNGRTLSTSEAYYLLNKPQGVVTANHDHQHQTVLDLLSTNDRKEKLASVGRLDRDTEGLVFLTTNGQLAYELLHPVKKVTKCYEAVVNGEVTTEDIAAFQKGIVFHGGEICQPAQLEILSATAEESRVRLMIQEGKFHQVKKMFLACGKKVVFLKRYGIGPLMLPADLTIGRYRELTVDELESLKIYFC